One Pleurocapsa sp. PCC 7327 DNA segment encodes these proteins:
- a CDS encoding sucrose synthase, translating to MSNLIETILNSDEKIELWQFLEELRKSEKRYLLRNDIQNAFENYCKLHEKSDGFYHTSLVSKLVYYTQEIILEEESLCLVYRPKIARHEFYRIYDGLTIEPLTIQQLLDIRDRFVNHYHPEEGDVFEIDFGPFYDYSPIVRDPKNIGRGVQFLNRFLSSQLFQNPQQGLDALFRFLSLHSYNGHTLLINGRIKNSQQLSEQVKDAISFVSELPENQPYEEFRFELQSMGFEPGWGNTAGRVKETLEILDRLIDLPDPEVMEAFLSRIPMIFRIVLVSVHGWFGQEGVLGRPDTGGQVVYVLDQARSLEQRLQEDITLAGLDSLEVQPQVMILSRLIPNSDGTRCNERLEKVHGTENAWILRVPFRDFNPNVTQNWISRFEIWPYLETFAIDAQKELYAELRGKPDLIIGNYSDGNLVAFLLARRLNVTQFNVAHALEKSKYLFSNLYWQDLENTYHFSLQFTADLIAMNAANCIISSTYQEIVGRPDSVGQYESYETFTMPDLFHVVKGIELFSPKFNVVPPGVNENVYFPYTRTEDRVPSKSEQLEDLLFTREEPTQVFGKLDDPNKRPIFSMARLDRIKNLTGLAEAFGLSEELQEHCNLILVAGKLSVSESTDSEEREEIEKLYRLIDQYNLYGKIRWLGVRLPKSDSGEIYRVIADRQGIFVQPALFEAFGLTILEAMISGLPTFATQFGGPLEIIQDKVNGFYINPTNLEETAKKILEFVCKCEGNSNYWLEISNRAIARVYSTYTWKIHTTKLLSLARIYGFWNFTSKENREDMLRYIEALFYLIYKPRAKQVLELHMQR from the coding sequence ATGTCCAACTTAATCGAGACGATACTCAACTCAGATGAAAAAATTGAATTATGGCAGTTTCTGGAGGAATTACGAAAGTCAGAAAAGCGATATTTATTGCGTAATGACATTCAAAATGCCTTTGAAAACTACTGTAAACTCCATGAAAAATCGGATGGCTTTTATCATACCTCTCTGGTGAGTAAATTAGTTTATTATACTCAGGAAATTATTTTAGAAGAAGAAAGTCTTTGTTTAGTCTATCGACCGAAAATTGCCAGACATGAATTTTACCGAATCTATGACGGCTTGACCATCGAACCCCTAACGATTCAGCAATTATTAGACATACGCGATCGCTTTGTCAATCATTATCATCCCGAAGAAGGAGACGTATTTGAAATCGATTTCGGACCTTTCTACGATTATTCTCCCATCGTTCGCGATCCGAAAAATATTGGCAGAGGCGTACAGTTTCTCAACCGCTTTCTCTCCAGCCAACTCTTTCAAAATCCCCAGCAAGGATTAGACGCACTATTTCGCTTTCTCAGCCTCCATAGCTATAACGGTCATACCTTATTAATTAACGGACGAATTAAAAACTCACAACAACTCTCCGAACAAGTCAAAGATGCCATATCATTTGTCAGCGAACTGCCAGAAAATCAACCCTATGAGGAATTTCGCTTTGAATTACAGTCGATGGGATTTGAACCAGGATGGGGAAATACGGCAGGTCGCGTCAAGGAAACTTTAGAAATTCTCGATCGACTGATAGATTTACCCGACCCCGAAGTCATGGAAGCTTTCCTCTCCCGCATCCCCATGATCTTCCGCATTGTTTTAGTCTCCGTTCACGGTTGGTTCGGACAGGAGGGGGTTTTAGGTCGTCCCGATACGGGGGGTCAGGTCGTCTACGTTTTAGACCAAGCGAGAAGTTTAGAACAACGGCTTCAAGAAGATATTACGCTTGCTGGGTTGGATAGTTTAGAAGTTCAGCCACAAGTCATGATTCTCAGCCGTTTAATTCCTAATAGCGACGGAACGCGGTGTAACGAACGTCTGGAGAAAGTTCACGGCACTGAGAATGCTTGGATTTTGCGCGTACCTTTTCGAGATTTTAATCCTAATGTCACGCAAAACTGGATCTCTCGCTTTGAAATTTGGCCCTATTTAGAAACGTTTGCTATTGATGCGCAAAAAGAACTTTATGCCGAACTTAGAGGCAAACCCGATCTCATTATCGGCAACTATTCCGATGGCAATTTAGTTGCCTTTCTACTAGCACGTCGCTTAAATGTTACCCAATTTAATGTCGCTCATGCTCTAGAAAAATCTAAATACTTGTTCAGCAACCTGTACTGGCAAGATTTGGAAAATACCTATCATTTTTCTCTCCAGTTTACTGCCGATCTCATTGCTATGAATGCTGCTAATTGCATTATCAGCAGTACCTATCAAGAGATAGTCGGCAGACCGGATAGCGTAGGACAATACGAATCCTATGAAACTTTTACCATGCCAGACCTGTTTCATGTAGTCAAAGGAATCGAACTTTTTTCGCCTAAGTTTAATGTGGTTCCGCCAGGGGTGAATGAAAACGTTTATTTTCCCTATACTCGTACTGAAGATCGAGTTCCAAGCAAGAGCGAACAATTAGAAGATTTACTTTTTACGCGCGAAGAGCCCACTCAGGTTTTTGGTAAATTAGACGATCCAAATAAGCGTCCTATTTTCTCGATGGCACGTCTCGATCGCATCAAAAATTTGACGGGATTAGCAGAAGCTTTCGGTCTTTCTGAAGAATTACAAGAGCATTGTAATTTAATTTTAGTGGCGGGAAAATTATCAGTTTCTGAATCGACAGATAGCGAAGAACGAGAAGAAATTGAAAAGCTTTATCGCCTTATCGACCAGTATAATTTGTATGGAAAAATTCGTTGGTTGGGCGTTCGCTTGCCAAAAAGTGATTCAGGAGAAATTTATCGAGTTATCGCTGACCGCCAAGGAATTTTCGTCCAACCTGCCCTATTTGAAGCATTCGGTTTGACGATTTTAGAAGCAATGATTTCTGGATTGCCAACCTTTGCCACTCAATTTGGAGGTCCTTTGGAGATCATTCAAGATAAGGTTAATGGGTTTTATATCAATCCAACGAACTTAGAAGAAACTGCCAAGAAAATTCTTGAATTTGTTTGCAAATGCGAAGGAAATTCTAACTATTGGTTAGAAATTTCTAACCGAGCGATTGCCAGGGTTTATAGCACTTATACCTGGAAAATTCACACGACAAAACTGCTTTCTTTGGCACGAATTTACGGCTTTTGGAACTTCACTTCCAAGGAAAACCGAGAGGATATGTTGCGCTATATCGAAGCGTTATTTTACCTGATTTATAAACCGCGAGCCAAGCAAGTTTTAGAGTTGCACATGCAGCGATAA